Proteins from one Streptomyces roseifaciens genomic window:
- a CDS encoding PAS domain-containing protein, with product MTAENVTIPSTDQLIDVIGNSSVGIAVTDGSGAVVLHNKALSVLMGGETAHLGERILSGGAGEDLAGLLERLKKDGRIEHAAVTFRSSDGKDRAARVNAVLTGEGAGTRIHWVSRPELGERLPVSSTSTADAALSDATAWIRAVDECAHPSLAPAKDNEAVMREFYQVAPVAIHLIGVNGNVMHANPADVALVDYTATPTEYVGGHIRKIYEDQGLLDDFLSRWDEDSPIINFRANFVTKDGEPRPVLIFSTAQAEGGSVSNTRCFVFNDPEPGRARDTISAFGWPA from the coding sequence ATGACGGCTGAAAACGTCACCATCCCCTCCACCGACCAGCTGATCGACGTCATCGGGAACAGCTCGGTGGGCATCGCGGTCACCGACGGCTCGGGCGCCGTCGTCCTGCACAACAAGGCGCTCTCCGTCCTCATGGGCGGGGAGACCGCTCACCTCGGCGAGCGGATCCTGTCCGGCGGTGCGGGCGAGGACCTGGCCGGGCTGCTGGAGCGGCTGAAGAAGGACGGCCGGATCGAGCACGCCGCGGTCACCTTCCGCAGCTCCGACGGGAAGGACCGGGCGGCCCGCGTCAACGCGGTGCTGACGGGCGAGGGCGCCGGCACCCGCATCCACTGGGTGAGCCGCCCGGAGCTCGGCGAGCGCCTGCCGGTCTCCAGCACCAGCACCGCGGACGCGGCCCTGTCCGACGCCACGGCCTGGATCCGCGCGGTCGACGAGTGCGCCCACCCGTCCCTGGCCCCGGCCAAGGACAACGAAGCGGTGATGCGCGAGTTCTACCAGGTGGCGCCGGTGGCGATCCACCTGATCGGGGTCAACGGCAACGTCATGCACGCCAACCCCGCGGACGTCGCCCTGGTCGACTACACCGCCACGCCGACCGAGTACGTCGGCGGCCACATCCGCAAGATCTACGAGGACCAGGGCCTGCTCGACGACTTCCTCTCCCGCTGGGACGAGGACTCGCCGATCATCAACTTCCGGGCGAACTTCGTCACCAAGGACGGGGAGCCGCGGCCGGTGCTGATCTTCTCGACGGCGCAGGCCGAGGGCGGCAGCGTCAGCAACACCCGCTGCTTCGTCTTCAACGACCCCGAGCCGGGCCGCGCCCGCGACACCATCAGCGCGTTCGGCTGGCCGGCCTGA
- a CDS encoding nitrate/nitrite transporter: protein MTQVQDRSPSLLANWDPEDERFWRETGGRVARRNLVVSIVNEHIGFSVFTLWSVLVLFLGPDTGFSFSASDKFLLISTPTAVGALMRLPYGYLVTRFGGRDWTVFAGLVLLVPTVLAAVFVRLPGTPLWVFVLVAATAGLGGGNFASSMCNIHAFYPRHRQGWALGLNAGGGNLGVVTAQLAGLAVLATAGDTHPVYLVSLYMPLIVLAAVAAALWMDNLPTLQHQGSAQRAALRNKHTWMLSLLYVTTFGSFIGFGFAFGLVLKEQFGFTALQAASVTFLGPLLGSLARPVGGRWADRWGGARVTLWMLLAMTAGTAFLYLATEASSSLAFIIASTVLITFAGIGNGSTYRMIPEVFAGRADGAEGSATGSSSQASGAVIAIAGAVGALGGVLINLAFRFSFAAAGSAGPAIAGFLAFYAVCVLVVRAVYLRKDRPAAADRTRPEPA, encoded by the coding sequence ATGACCCAGGTGCAGGACAGGTCACCGTCGTTACTGGCGAATTGGGACCCGGAGGACGAGCGCTTCTGGAGGGAAACGGGCGGCCGGGTCGCCCGCCGCAATCTCGTGGTGTCCATCGTCAACGAGCACATCGGCTTCTCGGTCTTCACCCTGTGGTCGGTTCTCGTGCTGTTCCTCGGGCCGGACACCGGATTCTCCTTCAGCGCCTCGGACAAGTTCCTGCTCATCAGCACCCCGACGGCGGTCGGAGCCCTGATGCGGCTGCCCTACGGATATCTGGTGACCCGGTTCGGTGGGCGCGACTGGACGGTGTTCGCCGGGCTGGTCCTGCTCGTGCCGACCGTGCTGGCGGCGGTGTTCGTCCGGCTGCCCGGCACGCCGCTGTGGGTGTTCGTGCTGGTGGCGGCCACCGCCGGGCTCGGCGGCGGGAACTTCGCCTCGTCGATGTGCAACATCCACGCCTTCTACCCGCGGCACCGGCAGGGCTGGGCGCTGGGCCTGAACGCGGGCGGCGGGAACCTCGGCGTGGTGACCGCCCAGCTGGCCGGCCTCGCCGTGCTCGCGACGGCCGGCGACACGCACCCCGTCTACCTGGTCTCGCTCTACATGCCGCTGATCGTGCTCGCAGCCGTCGCCGCGGCCCTGTGGATGGACAACCTGCCGACGCTGCAGCACCAGGGGTCGGCGCAGCGGGCGGCGCTGCGCAACAAGCACACGTGGATGCTGTCCCTGCTGTACGTGACGACGTTCGGTTCGTTCATCGGCTTCGGGTTCGCGTTCGGGCTGGTGCTGAAGGAGCAGTTCGGCTTCACGGCGCTGCAGGCCGCGTCGGTGACTTTCCTGGGCCCGCTGCTGGGCTCCCTCGCGCGACCCGTGGGCGGGCGCTGGGCCGACCGGTGGGGCGGCGCACGGGTCACGCTGTGGATGCTGCTGGCGATGACGGCCGGGACGGCGTTCCTGTACCTGGCCACGGAGGCGTCCTCGTCCCTGGCGTTCATCATCGCGTCCACCGTGCTCATCACGTTCGCCGGCATCGGCAACGGCTCGACGTACCGGATGATCCCCGAGGTGTTCGCCGGGCGGGCGGACGGCGCGGAGGGCTCCGCGACCGGCTCGTCCTCCCAGGCCTCCGGCGCGGTGATCGCGATCGCCGGCGCGGTGGGCGCGCTGGGCGGAGTGCTCATCAACCTGGCGTTCAGGTTCTCCTTCGCCGCGGCCGGCTCGGCCGGCCCGGCCATCGCGGGGTTCCTCGCCTTCTACGCGGTCTGCGTGCTCGTGGTGCGCGCGGTCTACCTGCGCAAGGACCGGCCCGCCGCAGCCGACCGGACCCGCCCGGAACCGGCGTGA
- a CDS encoding molybdopterin oxidoreductase family protein, producing the protein MTRTHCPYCALQCGTRLEVSPQGLTVSPDEDFPVNAGRLCMKGWTAPRVLSAPDRLTSPLMRPQPGAEQRPVSWETALDHVGAELRRIVSAHGPDAVAVFGGGGLTNEKAYTLGKFARVALGTSQIDYNGRFCMSSAAAAGSAAFGLDRGLPFPVTDLASAEVVLLAGANVAETMPPLMQHLAGADLIVVDPRRSATAERAALHLNPAPGTDLALALGLLHVAVVDGHVDHDYVAQRTTGFDEAWRRAAEWWPERTERVTGVPVADQYAAVRMLAAAKRRYVLTGRGAEQHSKGTDTVSSYINLALALGMPGREGSGYGCLTGQGNGQGGREHGQKADQLPGYRKITDPAAREHVAGVWGVDPGDLPGAGPSGYELLDSLGRPGGPRALLVFGSNPVVSAPAARGITARLASLELLVVADFVPSETARMADAVLPVTQWAEEDGTMTNLEGRVLRRRRATEPPPGVRTDLWVLRELAGRLGQPAHRFPDDPGEVFAELRRASQGGAADYSGIEPEHLEGPAEPVHWPFPAGGSSTPRLFLERFAHDDGRARFRAVGHRDAAELPDGAYPLHATTGRVLAHYQSGAQTRRVPESVEADGEAFVEVHPDTARRSGLTAGGLARVVSRRGATVARVRTVASLRTDTVFLPFHFPGAGRANLITNPALDPVSRMPEFKVCSVRLEPLGSGAATGSGAL; encoded by the coding sequence ATGACACGAACCCACTGCCCGTACTGCGCGCTGCAGTGCGGGACCAGGCTGGAGGTCTCGCCCCAGGGGCTGACGGTCTCCCCGGACGAGGACTTCCCCGTCAACGCGGGCCGTCTGTGCATGAAGGGCTGGACGGCTCCCCGGGTGCTGTCCGCACCGGACCGGCTGACCTCGCCGCTGATGCGGCCGCAGCCGGGGGCGGAGCAGCGGCCGGTGTCGTGGGAGACGGCGCTGGACCACGTCGGCGCGGAGCTCCGCAGGATCGTCTCCGCACACGGCCCGGACGCCGTGGCCGTGTTCGGCGGCGGCGGGCTGACCAACGAGAAGGCCTACACGCTGGGCAAGTTCGCGCGGGTGGCGCTGGGCACCTCGCAGATCGACTACAACGGCCGGTTCTGCATGTCCTCGGCCGCGGCGGCCGGGTCCGCGGCGTTCGGACTGGACCGGGGCCTGCCGTTCCCGGTGACCGACCTGGCCTCGGCCGAGGTGGTCCTGCTGGCCGGGGCGAACGTCGCGGAGACGATGCCCCCGCTGATGCAGCACCTGGCCGGAGCCGACCTGATCGTCGTGGACCCCCGGCGGTCGGCGACGGCCGAGCGCGCGGCGCTGCACCTGAACCCGGCCCCGGGCACGGACCTGGCGCTCGCCCTGGGCCTGCTGCACGTCGCGGTCGTGGACGGGCACGTGGACCACGACTACGTCGCGCAGCGCACGACCGGGTTCGACGAGGCGTGGCGGCGGGCCGCCGAGTGGTGGCCCGAGCGCACCGAGCGGGTGACCGGAGTGCCGGTCGCCGACCAGTACGCCGCGGTGCGCATGCTCGCCGCGGCGAAGCGCCGCTACGTCCTCACCGGCCGCGGCGCGGAACAGCACTCCAAGGGCACCGACACCGTCTCGTCCTACATCAACCTGGCGCTGGCGCTGGGCATGCCGGGACGGGAGGGCTCGGGCTACGGGTGTCTGACCGGCCAGGGCAACGGGCAGGGCGGCCGTGAGCACGGCCAGAAGGCCGACCAGCTGCCGGGCTACCGCAAAATCACCGACCCGGCGGCCCGGGAACACGTGGCCGGGGTGTGGGGCGTCGACCCCGGCGACCTGCCGGGAGCGGGCCCCAGCGGCTACGAGCTCCTGGACTCCCTGGGCCGGCCGGGCGGGCCGCGGGCGCTGCTGGTGTTCGGCTCGAACCCGGTGGTGTCGGCGCCCGCGGCCCGGGGGATCACCGCCCGGCTCGCTTCGCTGGAGCTGCTCGTGGTGGCCGACTTCGTGCCGTCGGAGACCGCGCGGATGGCCGACGCGGTGCTGCCGGTGACGCAGTGGGCCGAGGAGGACGGAACCATGACCAACCTCGAGGGGCGGGTGCTGCGGCGCCGCCGCGCGACCGAACCGCCGCCGGGCGTGCGCACCGACCTGTGGGTGCTGCGCGAACTCGCCGGCCGGCTCGGCCAGCCCGCCCACCGCTTCCCCGACGACCCCGGCGAGGTCTTCGCCGAGCTCCGGCGCGCCTCGCAGGGCGGGGCCGCGGACTACTCGGGCATCGAACCGGAGCACCTGGAGGGCCCCGCGGAACCGGTGCACTGGCCGTTCCCCGCCGGCGGCTCCTCGACGCCGCGGCTGTTCCTGGAGCGCTTCGCCCACGACGACGGCCGCGCCCGCTTCCGGGCCGTCGGCCACCGCGACGCCGCGGAGCTGCCCGACGGCGCCTACCCGCTGCACGCCACCACGGGCCGGGTGCTCGCGCACTACCAGAGCGGGGCCCAGACCCGCCGCGTCCCCGAGTCCGTGGAGGCCGACGGGGAGGCGTTCGTGGAGGTCCACCCCGACACCGCCCGCCGCAGCGGGCTGACCGCGGGCGGACTGGCCCGCGTCGTCTCCCGGCGCGGTGCGACCGTCGCACGGGTCCGCACGGTGGCCTCGCTGCGCACCGACACCGTGTTCCTGCCGTTCCACTTCCCCGGCGCCGGAAGGGCCAACCTGATCACCAACCCCGCGCTGGACCCGGTGTCGCGGATGCCGGAGTTCAAGGTCTGTTCCGTACGGCTGGAGCCGCTGGGCTCCGGCGCCGCGACCGGCAGCGGTGCGCTGTGA
- a CDS encoding FAD-dependent oxidoreductase translates to MSRIVIVGNGPAGHRLAELLRTRAPRAAVTVLGAEAEPAYNRVLLPSVISGKLSPEQTYLAGHDSGTVTVRRGAAVTGIDRERRTVRTADGLLHPYDELVLATGARCFLPPLPGLTGAGGEPADGVVALRTLADCRRLEDLLPRAGSIVVLGGGVLGLEVARALGERGHGVDVVHMGPHVMERQLDAPAGKTLAGVLGRLGIRIHTGRAAASWTGGRLVLDDGSGLPAGLVVVSAGVQPNTELARAAGLRVGRGVVVDDHMRTSDPRIHALGDCAEHAGLVPGLIAPAWEQAETLAEALTGGDRPYTATRTVTRLKARGVDLAVIGDGNHDLPGAEVVTLADPARGQYARLALQDERVVGAILLGFPSSVAAVSQLYDAGAPTPVDRLALLAGRAVAGRADAPGDLPDEAVVCRCNNVTKRALVAGWRGGARTPGVLARATRASTGCGGCAGAVEGICTWLNATREAADEAGDALCGGAGTVPAGEARDASPAGAGDAFVPAGAPRQERQPLPELLAR, encoded by the coding sequence GTGAGCCGCATCGTCATCGTCGGCAACGGCCCGGCCGGGCACCGGCTCGCCGAACTGCTGCGCACGCGCGCCCCCCGGGCCGCCGTCACCGTCCTGGGGGCGGAGGCCGAACCCGCCTACAACCGGGTGCTGCTGCCCTCGGTGATCTCCGGGAAACTCTCCCCCGAGCAGACGTACCTCGCGGGCCACGACAGCGGCACCGTGACCGTCCGCAGGGGAGCCGCCGTGACCGGGATCGACCGGGAACGGCGCACGGTGCGGACCGCCGACGGGCTGCTGCACCCCTACGACGAGCTCGTGCTGGCCACCGGCGCGCGCTGCTTCCTGCCGCCCCTGCCCGGCCTGACCGGCGCCGGGGGCGAGCCCGCCGACGGCGTGGTGGCCCTGCGCACCCTGGCCGACTGCCGGCGCCTGGAGGACCTCCTGCCCCGTGCGGGCAGCATCGTCGTCCTGGGCGGCGGCGTGCTCGGCCTGGAGGTCGCCCGCGCCCTCGGCGAGCGGGGCCACGGCGTCGACGTGGTGCACATGGGCCCGCATGTGATGGAGCGTCAGCTCGATGCGCCCGCCGGGAAGACCCTGGCCGGCGTGCTCGGACGCCTCGGCATCCGCATCCACACCGGCCGGGCGGCCGCCTCGTGGACCGGCGGCCGGCTCGTCCTCGACGACGGGTCCGGCCTGCCCGCCGGCCTGGTCGTCGTCTCCGCGGGGGTCCAGCCCAACACCGAGCTGGCCCGGGCCGCCGGGCTCCGCGTCGGCCGCGGCGTCGTCGTGGACGACCACATGCGCACCAGCGACCCGCGCATCCACGCGCTGGGCGACTGCGCGGAGCACGCAGGGCTGGTCCCCGGCCTCATCGCCCCCGCCTGGGAGCAGGCCGAGACCCTCGCCGAAGCCCTCACCGGGGGAGACCGTCCTTACACCGCCACCCGTACCGTCACCCGCCTCAAGGCCCGCGGCGTCGACCTCGCCGTCATCGGCGACGGCAACCACGACCTCCCCGGCGCCGAGGTCGTCACGCTGGCCGACCCGGCCCGCGGCCAGTACGCCCGCCTGGCCCTGCAGGACGAGCGCGTCGTCGGCGCCATCCTGCTCGGCTTCCCCTCCTCCGTGGCCGCCGTCAGCCAGCTCTACGACGCCGGCGCGCCCACCCCCGTCGACCGGCTCGCCCTGCTGGCCGGACGGGCCGTCGCCGGACGGGCGGACGCTCCCGGGGACCTCCCCGACGAGGCCGTCGTCTGCCGCTGCAACAACGTCACCAAGCGGGCGCTCGTGGCCGGCTGGCGCGGCGGGGCCCGTACGCCCGGGGTCCTGGCCCGTGCCACGCGCGCCTCCACCGGCTGCGGCGGCTGCGCGGGTGCGGTGGAGGGCATCTGCACGTGGCTGAACGCCACGCGCGAGGCGGCGGACGAGGCCGGCGACGCGCTCTGCGGCGGTGCCGGCACCGTGCCCGCCGGTGAGGCCCGTGACGCGTCCCCCGCCGGCGCCGGGGACGCTTTCGTCCCGGCGGGGGCTCCCCGGCAGGAGCGGCAGCCGCTGCCCGAGCTCCTCGCCCGCTGA
- the ssuE gene encoding NADPH-dependent FMN reductase, whose translation MSKVLVISGSPSPTSKTEMVGDLVAERLAEYEWNAVHLRVRTLPAAPLLNADRSDPAIAEAVGQVARADGIVLATPTYKASYSGLLKVFLDLLPQFGFTRKVVLPLATGGSTAHVLVLDYALRPVVQSLGARHVVQSFFLLDKHLDCSSGRASVLPESTEMLDGVIEQFRKALIAAP comes from the coding sequence GTGTCCAAAGTCCTGGTAATTTCCGGCAGTCCGTCTCCGACCTCCAAGACCGAGATGGTCGGCGACCTGGTGGCGGAGCGGCTGGCCGAATACGAGTGGAACGCCGTCCACCTGAGGGTCCGTACGCTGCCCGCCGCGCCGCTGCTCAATGCGGACCGCTCGGACCCGGCGATCGCCGAGGCGGTCGGGCAGGTCGCCCGGGCCGACGGGATCGTCCTGGCCACGCCGACCTACAAGGCGAGCTACTCCGGCCTGCTCAAGGTCTTCCTGGACCTGCTGCCGCAGTTCGGCTTCACCCGCAAGGTCGTGCTGCCGCTGGCCACCGGCGGCAGCACGGCACACGTCCTCGTCCTGGACTACGCGTTGCGGCCGGTCGTGCAGTCCCTCGGCGCCCGGCACGTCGTGCAGAGCTTCTTCCTGCTGGACAAGCACCTGGACTGCAGCAGCGGGAGGGCGAGCGTCCTGCCGGAGAGCACGGAGATGCTCGACGGCGTGATCGAGCAGTTCCGCAAGGCGCTGATCGCGGCGCCGTGA